In Campylobacter sp. 2014D-0216, the following proteins share a genomic window:
- a CDS encoding thermonuclease family protein, protein MKISKKQIDLLIMLLKDPKKFLIALFLIAFAYVLNYDENAYIQAKITRVIDGDTLEATYKDEKLKIRLFGIDAPESDQAYGKMATQFLSAIVLKKEVTLSVKDEDKYGRILAIVYLNDKDINQVMVKNGFAWAYEYYSDLYLDEQNYAKEHKKGLWVDEDPIEPYKWRKQIRLK, encoded by the coding sequence ATGAAAATTTCTAAAAAGCAAATTGACTTACTAATAATGCTTTTAAAAGATCCAAAGAAATTTTTAATAGCACTTTTTTTGATTGCTTTTGCTTATGTTTTAAACTATGATGAGAATGCCTATATTCAAGCCAAAATTACGCGCGTGATAGATGGAGACACACTTGAAGCTACTTATAAAGATGAAAAACTTAAAATCAGACTTTTTGGCATTGATGCGCCTGAGAGCGATCAAGCTTATGGAAAAATGGCAACGCAGTTTTTAAGCGCTATTGTGCTAAAAAAGGAGGTTACTTTAAGCGTGAAAGATGAGGATAAATATGGTAGAATTTTAGCAATTGTATATTTAAACGACAAAGATATTAATCAGGTTATGGTTAAAAATGGCTTTGCTTGGGCTTATGAGTATTATAGCGATTTGTATCTAGATGAGCAAAATTATGCTAAAGAGCATAAAAAAGGTTTATGGGTGGATGAGGATCCTATAGAGCCTTATAAATGGCGAAAACAAATTAGATTAAAATAA
- the cmoB gene encoding tRNA 5-methoxyuridine(34)/uridine 5-oxyacetic acid(34) synthase CmoB yields the protein MQDNALTKQVLKHPLYEKIQKLSTKIQISNYQINDSFDIYCDTNLTKTIKEIALDLKPWRKGPFKINDLFIDTEWQSFVKFNILKEHMPCIENKVVADIGCNNGYYMFKMLEFNPLKLIGFDPSIKYYLQFLLLNSIAKTPIQYELLGVADVPNYSIKFDVIFCLGVIYHRSDPIAMLKQLKQSLNKGGVVFLDTMYIEDEREIALIPEKTYSKIPNIFFIPSILGLRNWCYRAGFSEFEVIATKQTDLLEQRKTEWIDSYSLDQFLDQQNSNLTCEGYEAPKRVYVKLKV from the coding sequence ATGCAAGATAATGCTTTGACAAAGCAAGTTTTAAAACACCCTTTATATGAAAAAATTCAAAAACTTAGCACAAAAATTCAAATTTCAAACTACCAAATCAATGATAGTTTTGATATATATTGTGACACAAATTTAACTAAAACCATCAAAGAAATCGCTTTAGATTTAAAACCTTGGCGTAAAGGTCCTTTTAAAATCAATGATTTATTTATCGATACAGAATGGCAAAGTTTTGTTAAATTTAATATTTTAAAAGAACATATGCCATGTATTGAAAACAAGGTTGTTGCCGATATTGGCTGCAATAACGGCTACTATATGTTTAAGATGCTTGAATTTAACCCTTTAAAACTAATAGGTTTTGATCCTTCGATTAAATATTATTTACAATTTTTATTACTTAATTCTATCGCAAAAACTCCTATACAATATGAACTTTTAGGGGTGGCTGATGTGCCAAATTATAGTATAAAATTTGATGTAATTTTTTGCCTTGGGGTGATTTATCATCGTAGCGATCCTATAGCAATGCTAAAGCAACTCAAACAGTCTTTAAATAAAGGTGGTGTAGTTTTTTTAGATACCATGTATATAGAAGATGAGAGAGAAATTGCACTCATTCCTGAAAAAACTTATTCAAAAATACCAAATATTTTTTTCATTCCGTCGATATTGGGTTTAAGAAATTGGTGTTATAGAGCCGGGTTTAGCGAATTTGAAGTAATAGCAACCAAGCAAACTGATCTTTTAGAGCAAAGAAAAACAGAATGGATTGACTCTTATTCTTTGGATCAATTTTTGGATCAGCAAAATTCAAATTTAACCTGCGAAGGCTATGAAGCACCAAAAAGAGTTTATGTTAAATTAAAGGTGTAG
- a CDS encoding flagellin, whose protein sequence is MKISDVGTTQQNHYLNQAQKNQEKALENVAAIRAIDGTDGSNMAIADTLRSQYSTIDQGILNAYDSVGVLQIADSTLNNISASADRLNELSVRSNNAALNDRQKSMLNTEASRLVSSINDAFSNATYNGKNVFQSMDFVVGAGVENINLNQPSTANLSLENQESIRDFQDQVGSLRADIGAGINAIQANINSSLQTSINTKEAESNLQNNDLAQNINDFNANYLKENAALFANAHSNIMLQTKLASLLQ, encoded by the coding sequence ATGAAAATAAGCGATGTAGGAACAACTCAACAAAATCACTATCTCAACCAAGCTCAAAAAAATCAAGAAAAAGCTTTAGAAAATGTAGCCGCAATACGCGCTATTGATGGAACTGATGGGTCTAATATGGCTATAGCCGACACCTTAAGAAGTCAATACAGCACTATTGATCAAGGTATTTTAAATGCTTATGATTCAGTAGGTGTTTTGCAAATTGCTGATTCTACTTTAAATAATATTTCAGCTAGCGCAGATAGACTAAATGAGCTTTCAGTACGCTCAAACAATGCGGCATTAAATGATAGACAAAAAAGCATGCTAAATACCGAAGCAAGCAGACTAGTTAGCTCAATTAATGATGCATTTTCTAATGCCACCTACAATGGAAAAAATGTTTTCCAAAGTATGGATTTTGTTGTAGGAGCTGGAGTTGAAAATATCAACTTAAATCAACCAAGCACCGCTAACTTAAGTCTTGAAAATCAAGAAAGCATTCGTGATTTTCAAGATCAAGTAGGTTCTTTACGCGCAGACATTGGTGCGGGTATTAATGCGATACAAGCCAATATTAATTCATCTTTGCAAACTAGTATCAATACAAAAGAAGCCGAGTCTAATTTACAAAATAACGACTTAGCACAAAACATCAATGACTTTAACGCAAATTATCTTAAAGAAAATGCGGCTTTATTTGCAAATGCACATTCAAATATCATGCTACAAACTAAACTAGCAAGCTTACTTCAATAA
- a CDS encoding DUF4149 domain-containing protein, with amino-acid sequence MKSIYLFLLAGLVGIEISIGVLLAPTIFYPAKFIGDGVLNHFQSGILMTHIFVQFGYVLLGVSILSLLMEIFSFRDKNLTFKINFSKFMLSLIILALSLLFIFYFTAYVLEAQSLGEEATKTKEFVKIHSASEVVMKIIMLSQVVLFFLNFKTKK; translated from the coding sequence ATGAAATCTATATATTTATTTTTACTCGCAGGTTTAGTTGGTATTGAAATTAGCATAGGTGTCTTACTAGCTCCTACTATATTTTACCCTGCCAAATTTATAGGCGATGGAGTTTTGAATCATTTTCAAAGCGGAATTTTAATGACGCACATTTTTGTGCAATTTGGCTATGTTTTATTAGGTGTTAGTATTTTGTCTTTACTTATGGAAATTTTCTCTTTTAGAGATAAAAATTTGACTTTTAAAATAAATTTTTCAAAATTTATGCTTTCTTTGATCATTTTGGCACTAAGTTTGCTTTTCATATTTTACTTCACTGCTTATGTTTTAGAAGCACAAAGTTTAGGAGAAGAAGCAACTAAGACTAAAGAATTTGTAAAAATTCACAGCGCAAGTGAAGTTGTGATGAAAATTATCATGTTATCGCAAGTAGTTTTGTTTTTCTTAAATTTTAAAACAAAAAAGTGA
- a CDS encoding HemK/PrmC family methyltransferase, which translates to MSIHQALKQAYTKDPTHKEYILFILCELLQKDKAWIFLNPDFQIDEKIFFDYVDKFLHGEPFEYLFQKTQFYGLDFFVEKGVLIPRFDSEVLLEKCLEILEHHTFKNILEIGFGSGILSICLAKLKKNHIHACDINKKALELAKKNADFHGVSNKIDFQLCDFKNIQGNFDFIFSNPPYIKNDYPLDKWVQNEPHNALFGGDNGWEILHEIILFAKNQNAKVLACEFGYDQKTILQKLLEENGFKASFYKDYSGFDRAFVAWNLKY; encoded by the coding sequence ATTTCTATCCATCAAGCTCTAAAACAAGCTTATACAAAAGATCCCACTCACAAAGAATATATCCTTTTTATTCTTTGTGAACTTTTGCAAAAAGATAAAGCTTGGATTTTTTTAAATCCTGATTTTCAAATTGATGAAAAAATTTTTTTTGACTATGTTGACAAATTTTTACATGGTGAACCCTTTGAATATTTATTTCAAAAAACACAATTTTACGGTTTAGATTTTTTTGTAGAAAAAGGAGTGTTAATTCCGCGTTTTGATAGTGAGGTATTACTTGAAAAATGTTTAGAAATACTTGAACATCATACTTTTAAAAACATACTTGAAATAGGTTTTGGTAGCGGAATTTTGAGCATATGCTTAGCAAAACTTAAAAAAAATCATATCCATGCTTGTGATATCAACAAAAAAGCACTAGAGCTTGCAAAAAAAAATGCAGATTTTCACGGTGTTTCAAATAAGATTGATTTTCAACTTTGTGATTTTAAAAATATACAAGGAAATTTCGACTTTATTTTTTCCAATCCTCCTTATATTAAAAATGATTATCCTTTAGATAAATGGGTGCAAAATGAACCGCATAATGCTTTATTTGGCGGAGATAATGGCTGGGAAATTCTACATGAAATCATTCTCTTTGCAAAAAATCAAAACGCAAAAGTGTTAGCATGTGAATTTGGATATGATCAAAAAACAATCCTACAAAAACTTTTAGAAGAAAATGGCTTTAAAGCTTCTTTTTATAAAGATTATAGTGGCTTTGATAGAGCTTTTGTAGCGTGGAATTTAAAATATTAA
- a CDS encoding M48 family metallopeptidase has protein sequence MTLITILCLYTAFLIFISYMQIAFLKKEREKQAVILEEHDYKNAANIAIENEKYKIFSSLYNLIINISWIAFGFLYLKEIFIKENSTLENTLFLLAFLLIISILNLPLSYYESFIKDKKHGFSNMTLTLFIKDSIKSLALMLIFGFLIIYALVFCFEFFGTYWWIVAFALSFIIILIINLIYPTLIAPMFNKMKKLEDENLLEKITNLMQKCGFSANGVYVIDASKRDKRLNAYFGGLFKSKRVVLFDTLLNALKEKELIAVLGHELGHFVHKDLLKTLAASALMLFVLFFAFAHLPNFFYKESHLDGVNAGVFALLLIFGNILAFIFSPLLNKMSQINEFNADLHGAKLSSKEDMKNALIALAKENKAFVKTSKIYTFFHLSHPCIYDRIKALQ, from the coding sequence ATGACTTTGATAACTATTTTATGTTTATATACAGCTTTTTTAATTTTCATCTCTTATATGCAAATTGCATTTTTAAAAAAAGAAAGAGAAAAACAAGCAGTTATTTTAGAAGAACATGATTATAAAAATGCTGCGAATATTGCCATAGAAAATGAAAAATACAAAATCTTTTCCAGCCTTTACAATCTGATAATCAATATTTCTTGGATTGCTTTTGGTTTTTTATATTTAAAAGAAATTTTCATCAAAGAAAATTCGACTTTAGAAAATACTTTATTTTTACTTGCTTTTTTACTTATAATTAGCATTTTAAATTTACCACTTAGTTACTATGAGAGCTTCATAAAAGACAAAAAACATGGCTTTTCCAATATGACTTTAACACTTTTTATCAAAGACAGTATTAAATCTCTTGCACTGATGCTTATTTTTGGTTTTTTAATCATTTATGCTTTAGTATTTTGCTTTGAATTTTTTGGTACATATTGGTGGATAGTTGCTTTTGCGCTAAGTTTTATCATCATACTGATCATAAACCTCATCTACCCTACTCTTATCGCGCCAATGTTTAATAAAATGAAAAAACTTGAAGATGAAAATTTATTAGAAAAAATCACAAATTTAATGCAAAAATGCGGTTTTAGCGCAAACGGTGTATATGTGATCGATGCGAGTAAAAGAGATAAAAGATTAAATGCTTATTTTGGCGGTTTATTTAAAAGTAAAAGAGTGGTGCTTTTTGACACACTTTTAAATGCCCTAAAAGAAAAAGAACTCATCGCGGTTTTAGGGCACGAACTAGGACATTTTGTACATAAGGATTTATTAAAAACCTTAGCAGCTAGTGCTTTAATGCTTTTTGTTTTATTTTTTGCTTTTGCGCACTTGCCAAACTTTTTTTATAAAGAAAGTCATTTAGATGGAGTAAATGCTGGAGTTTTTGCTCTTTTATTAATCTTTGGAAATATCCTTGCTTTTATTTTTTCTCCATTACTTAATAAAATGAGTCAAATAAATGAATTTAATGCAGACTTGCACGGGGCCAAACTAAGTTCTAAAGAAGACATGAAGAATGCACTGATAGCTTTAGCAAAAGAAAATAAAGCCTTTGTTAAAACAAGTAAAATTTATACTTTTTTTCACTTAAGCCACCCTTGCATTTATGATAGGATCAAAGCTTTACAATGA
- the abc-f gene encoding ribosomal protection-like ABC-F family protein: MALIDLIDASKKFNTKIVLENANFSANMGEKIAIIGKNGEGKSSFLKALIGSLKLDSGRVIRQNNISIGMLSQQVSFESTLSVNEAIKKELEEIYKALKEFENYNEKLALEPHNKEYLKKVDELSLLIDSKDAWNLDQKIQRILEEFKLEEYKDRALCSLSGGEIRRVGLCTLLLKNPDILLLDEPTNHLDVYMSSFLEERLKASKMCVIFISHDRYFIDAIAQKCVEIEAGKLSIFEGGYTQYLEKKAAILASLAKSHETLLKQLKSEEEWLRRGVKARLKRNEGRKERIFKMREEAKKNPGAIKRLQLEIKRASKNFNQVQSQNRKKMLFELKNISKSIANKVLFKDFNARILQGERIAIVGKNGCGKSTFLKILLDQIPLDSGEIKRGEVKIGYFDQSRSLLNTDKKLLEIFCPNGGDHIQVRGKNMHVYGYLKQFLFPKEFLEQSVSVLSGGEKNRVALALLFTKEYDVLVLDEPTNDLDIATINILEEYLLSFEGAILLVSHDRYFVDKIATKLYAFEENANINIEVLSYSEYLENEKEYKDFEEFSKNLETNTTTSVKTKEKSSKKLSYKENEILNSYPDKIHKLEEEIKELKNALSNPAIYQELGINTLYEKLNTLENELSILEEAYFEVLEKSESVD, encoded by the coding sequence TTGGCTTTAATAGATTTAATCGATGCAAGTAAAAAATTTAATACAAAAATTGTCTTAGAAAACGCAAATTTTAGTGCAAACATGGGAGAGAAAATCGCCATAATCGGCAAAAATGGCGAAGGAAAATCAAGTTTTTTAAAAGCCCTAATAGGAAGTTTGAAACTTGACAGCGGCAGAGTGATTAGGCAAAATAATATTAGCATAGGCATGCTAAGTCAACAAGTAAGCTTTGAAAGCACTTTAAGCGTAAATGAAGCAATTAAAAAAGAACTAGAAGAAATTTATAAAGCTTTAAAAGAATTTGAAAATTACAATGAAAAACTAGCTCTTGAACCGCACAACAAAGAATATCTAAAAAAAGTAGATGAATTAAGCCTGCTCATTGATTCAAAAGATGCTTGGAATTTAGATCAAAAAATACAAAGAATTTTAGAAGAATTTAAACTAGAAGAATACAAAGACCGAGCACTTTGCTCTCTAAGCGGAGGCGAGATTAGACGTGTGGGGCTTTGTACGCTTTTACTTAAAAATCCTGATATATTATTGCTTGATGAGCCAACTAACCACCTAGATGTCTATATGAGTAGCTTTTTAGAAGAAAGACTAAAAGCTTCAAAAATGTGTGTGATTTTTATTTCGCACGATAGATATTTTATCGATGCAATAGCACAAAAATGCGTTGAAATAGAAGCAGGAAAACTAAGTATTTTTGAAGGCGGATACACACAATATCTAGAAAAAAAAGCAGCTATTTTAGCATCTTTAGCAAAAAGCCATGAAACCCTGCTTAAACAATTAAAAAGCGAAGAAGAATGGCTAAGAAGAGGAGTTAAAGCTAGATTAAAGCGTAACGAGGGACGCAAAGAACGAATTTTTAAAATGCGCGAAGAAGCTAAAAAAAATCCAGGAGCTATAAAACGTTTACAACTTGAAATCAAAAGAGCAAGTAAAAACTTTAACCAAGTCCAAAGCCAAAACCGCAAAAAAATGCTTTTTGAACTTAAAAATATCTCAAAATCCATAGCAAATAAAGTATTATTTAAAGACTTCAATGCAAGAATTTTACAAGGCGAACGCATAGCCATAGTAGGGAAAAACGGATGCGGGAAATCTACTTTTTTAAAAATTTTACTTGATCAAATTCCACTAGATAGTGGAGAGATTAAAAGAGGTGAAGTCAAGATAGGATATTTTGACCAAAGTAGAAGCTTACTCAATACCGATAAAAAACTTTTAGAAATTTTTTGCCCCAATGGTGGTGATCATATTCAAGTGCGTGGTAAAAATATGCATGTTTATGGGTATTTAAAACAATTTTTATTTCCAAAAGAATTTTTAGAACAAAGCGTAAGTGTTTTAAGCGGGGGAGAGAAAAACAGAGTTGCTCTAGCTTTACTTTTTACTAAAGAATATGATGTGTTAGTTTTAGATGAACCAACAAATGATTTAGATATAGCTACGATTAATATCTTAGAAGAATATTTGCTTTCTTTCGAAGGTGCGATTTTGCTTGTATCACACGATAGATATTTTGTTGATAAAATCGCAACTAAACTTTATGCTTTTGAAGAAAATGCCAATATCAATATAGAAGTTCTTTCTTATAGTGAATATTTAGAAAATGAAAAAGAATACAAAGACTTTGAAGAATTTTCCAAAAACTTGGAAACAAACACCACAACAAGCGTAAAAACAAAAGAAAAATCAAGTAAAAAACTAAGCTATAAAGAAAATGAAATTTTAAACTCATATCCTGATAAAATTCATAAACTAGAAGAAGAAATCAAAGAGCTCAAAAACGCTCTAAGCAATCCTGCAATCTATCAAGAACTAGGCATAAACACCCTATATGAAAAGCTAAATACTTTAGAAAATGAATTAAGTATCTTAGAAGAGGCGTATTTTGAAGTTTTAGAAAAAAGTGAAAGTGTAGATTGA
- a CDS encoding metallophosphoesterase, with translation MDFLKPYKKMILGFIFVVFLCELVFFVSMREAILHEKVYYFLAIFPAITCFFLLFALIYECGSWAFFNKNKKEQIFSAPRRKFLKLIFDSWLIILSVSMVFKGFVNAVSIPKVKEVDINIKNLKEDLNIALLTDVHLGKNLGEDFLKALIDKVNALNVDMVVIAGDLIDADIASIPYVHLLENFKSKYGTYYVYGNHEYYNHIEAIGQKLKTLKNFKVLEDESIDFGEFTLSGTLDLSAKRLGFKESDIEKIKTQIDQEKVNILITHQPKYVKTYDVSGFDLILSGHTHAGQIFPFSLLVYLEQGFVYGLYQLSKDSLLYVSSGAGFWGPAVRFLAPSEIALIRLKGE, from the coding sequence GTGGATTTTTTAAAACCTTATAAAAAAATGATTTTGGGTTTTATTTTTGTTGTTTTTTTATGTGAGTTGGTTTTTTTTGTAAGTATGCGCGAGGCTATTTTACATGAAAAAGTTTATTATTTTTTAGCTATTTTTCCTGCTATAACTTGCTTTTTCTTGCTTTTTGCTTTAATATATGAGTGCGGTTCTTGGGCTTTTTTTAACAAAAACAAAAAAGAGCAAATTTTTAGTGCACCAAGAAGGAAATTTTTAAAGCTGATATTTGATTCATGGCTTATTATACTTAGTGTGAGTATGGTTTTTAAAGGTTTTGTAAATGCTGTGAGTATCCCTAAGGTTAAAGAAGTGGATATAAATATCAAAAACCTAAAAGAAGACTTAAATATAGCTTTGTTAACAGATGTGCATTTGGGTAAAAATTTAGGTGAAGATTTTTTAAAAGCATTGATTGATAAGGTAAATGCCTTAAATGTTGACATGGTGGTTATTGCTGGAGATTTAATTGATGCAGATATTGCTAGTATACCTTATGTTCACTTGTTGGAAAATTTTAAATCAAAATATGGCACTTATTATGTTTATGGAAATCATGAGTATTATAACCATATTGAAGCTATAGGGCAAAAATTAAAAACACTGAAAAATTTTAAAGTTTTAGAAGATGAAAGTATTGATTTTGGTGAATTTACCTTAAGTGGGACTTTGGATTTAAGTGCTAAGCGTTTGGGTTTTAAAGAAAGTGATATAGAAAAAATCAAAACTCAAATCGATCAAGAAAAAGTTAATATTTTAATCACACATCAGCCAAAATACGTAAAAACCTATGATGTAAGTGGGTTTGATTTAATTTTATCAGGACATACGCATGCAGGGCAAATTTTTCCTTTTTCTTTGCTTGTGTATTTAGAGCAAGGCTTTGTATACGGGCTCTATCAGCTTAGTAAGGATAGTTTGCTTTATGTTAGTAGCGGTGCTGGTTTTTGGGGTCCTGCGGTAAGATTTTTAGCACCTAGTGAAATTGCTTTGATTAGATTAAAAGGAGAATAA
- a CDS encoding phosphatidylserine decarboxylase: MGLSNSASKVFGVIAKYKFPKIIQKNINKAYVNAFHIDMSEFKPLEEYESLNALFTRSLLNERELEEAFISPSDGKILELGSSFQNDFKENLAFSIKGSSYSIEELLKNSAKKEELENGIDYANIYLSPKDYHHYHAPCDMQILSATYVSGALFSVSETKLAKIINLYTRNERVILKCLIEGKFILWMVFVGALNVGKMHFTFDTSIQTNAANFDFTHTYEDLFVKKGQRLGNFELGSTIVLIAQKGHLKWSKNTYEPVWFAKKIADFV; this comes from the coding sequence ATGGGTCTTAGTAATAGCGCTTCAAAAGTATTTGGAGTGATAGCAAAATACAAATTTCCAAAAATAATCCAAAAAAATATTAACAAAGCTTATGTGAATGCTTTTCATATTGATATGAGTGAATTTAAGCCTTTGGAAGAATATGAAAGCTTAAATGCTTTGTTTACAAGAAGCTTGCTTAATGAAAGAGAGTTAGAAGAAGCTTTTATAAGTCCAAGCGATGGTAAAATTTTAGAACTTGGAAGTAGTTTTCAAAACGACTTTAAAGAAAATTTGGCTTTTAGTATTAAGGGTTCAAGCTATAGTATAGAAGAACTTTTGAAAAATTCAGCCAAAAAAGAAGAATTAGAAAACGGCATTGATTATGCAAATATTTATTTATCTCCAAAAGATTACCACCACTACCATGCACCTTGCGATATGCAAATTTTAAGCGCTACTTATGTAAGCGGGGCTTTATTTAGTGTGAGTGAGACAAAGCTTGCAAAAATCATCAATCTTTATACAAGAAATGAAAGAGTGATTTTAAAGTGTTTAATAGAAGGAAAATTTATCCTTTGGATGGTTTTTGTAGGTGCGTTAAATGTAGGCAAAATGCACTTTACATTTGATACTAGCATACAAACTAATGCTGCTAATTTTGATTTTACGCATACTTATGAAGATCTTTTTGTGAAAAAAGGCCAAAGACTTGGAAATTTTGAACTAGGTTCTACGATAGTTTTAATTGCACAAAAGGGCCATTTAAAATGGAGTAAAAATACCTATGAACCGGTTTGGTTTGCTAAGAAGATTGCGGACTTTGTTTAG
- a CDS encoding FlhB-like flagellar biosynthesis protein: MAKKTKKAVALGYNKEDQNAPKILANAKGENATKIISLAKENGIPIKEDKDLVEVLSKLDLGDEIPPNMYKAVAEIFAFLYKVANEDETKQSPQSS; the protein is encoded by the coding sequence ATGGCTAAAAAAACAAAAAAAGCGGTTGCGCTAGGTTATAATAAAGAAGACCAAAATGCACCTAAAATTCTAGCCAACGCTAAAGGAGAAAATGCCACCAAAATCATTTCCCTAGCCAAAGAAAATGGTATCCCTATAAAAGAAGATAAAGATTTAGTGGAAGTTTTAAGTAAGCTTGATCTAGGTGATGAAATTCCACCTAATATGTACAAGGCTGTGGCTGAAATTTTTGCCTTTTTATACAAGGTGGCTAATGAAGATGAGACTAAACAAAGTCCGCAATCTTCTTAG